A genomic stretch from Mercenaria mercenaria strain notata unplaced genomic scaffold, MADL_Memer_1 contig_806, whole genome shotgun sequence includes:
- the LOC128554856 gene encoding uncharacterized protein LOC128554856, with protein MTNAAEKVNAISETGGWCPKETNVTQLKDRRHWIDRKLIAALSIFFKDKYVGSFGDGSGQYKQLLLNYDTLKGYDAFDGGPFCETTTNGFVKYLDLTIPQYGLRLYDWILCLEVAEHIPRKFEGVFIDNIVRHAHEGVVLSWAKLGQHGQGHVNNRPFEYVKDLMRTFGFAHSIMESQHLKNATEIVWLNWNVNVFRRQKMILAEDMKMYT; from the exons ATGACG AATGCTGCCGAAAAAGTGAATGCAATTAGTGAGACTGGTGGCTGGTGTCCGAAGGAAACAAATGTAACACAATTAAAAGACAGAAGGCACTGGATTGATAGGAAACTTATTGCTGCTTTGAGCAtcttttttaaag ATAAATATGTTGGAAGCTTTGGTGACGGATCAGGACAATACAAACAGCTTCTACTTAATTATGATACACTGAAAGGTTATGACGCCTTCGACGGAGGCCCATTCTGTGAAACAACAACTAATGGATTTGTCAAATATTTAGATCTCACGATTCCGCAGTATGGATTACGTTTATATGATTGGATATTGTGCTTGGAAGTAGCAGAACATATACCGAGGAAGTTCGAAGGCGTATTCATCGACAATATTGTTCGTCATGCACATGAGGGTGTTGTTTTAAGTTGGGCGAAACTTGGACAGCACGGACAGGGACATGTCAATAACAGACCGTTTGAATATGTCAAGGATTTGATGAGAACATTTGGATTTGCACATAGTATCATGGAATCACAGCATCTGAAGAATGCAACAGAAATAGTCTGGTTAAATTGGAATGTTAACGTTTTCCGACGGCAAAAAATGATTTTGGCAGAAGACATGAAAATGTATACCTAG